A genome region from Dolichospermum compactum NIES-806 includes the following:
- a CDS encoding MlaD family protein, protein MRGLISSFTSARMMREGSVGLLLLVGLGAFGIILLWLNRITPGETSYKATIEFANAGGMQKGSVVRFRGVKVGTITKVQPGTNAIDVEIQINSPDLIIPSNSLIEANQSGLISENIIEITPKGDLPGKLSAKPLDKDCNSSLIICNGSRLRGIIGISVDELMRQSTIFAAQYSNENFYKNVNRTLETSANAAANIADLSKDLQNLSKTFKGQINVFSGTASTLQRSTTQLTETANKTADQLGTTAKDFSVTAKQASRLLTNLDNLITTNRSSLVGTLNSMTETSNQLRQTVTSLSPAINRLTQGQLLTNLETLSANAAEASVNLKDASKTLNDPKNIVLLQQTLDSARATFENTQKITADLDELTGDPKFRQNMLRLVNGLSKLVSSSKDIQEKTKVAVTLDALKADANHPKVVITAPVPEKQILVINSAPKIVEKVETTPQPPTESPNSSQEQLLQKLRDYREKGIGDR, encoded by the coding sequence ATGCGAGGTCTAATTAGCAGTTTCACGTCTGCACGCATGATGAGAGAAGGTTCTGTAGGATTGTTGCTCCTGGTAGGGTTAGGCGCATTTGGAATAATTTTACTGTGGTTAAATAGAATCACTCCCGGAGAAACTTCTTACAAAGCAACTATCGAATTTGCCAACGCTGGGGGAATGCAAAAGGGTTCAGTAGTCCGTTTTCGGGGTGTGAAAGTGGGAACTATCACCAAGGTTCAACCCGGAACAAATGCCATTGATGTGGAAATTCAAATTAACTCCCCTGATTTAATAATTCCCAGTAATTCCCTCATTGAAGCTAATCAAAGTGGATTAATTAGCGAAAATATTATTGAAATTACTCCAAAAGGAGATTTACCAGGGAAGTTATCTGCCAAACCTCTAGATAAAGACTGTAATTCTAGTTTGATTATTTGTAATGGTTCTCGCTTAAGAGGGATAATTGGTATTAGTGTAGATGAACTGATGCGTCAATCAACCATTTTTGCGGCTCAATATAGTAACGAAAATTTCTATAAAAATGTGAATCGCACCTTAGAAACCTCGGCTAATGCTGCTGCTAATATCGCCGATTTAAGTAAGGATTTACAAAATTTGAGCAAAACCTTCAAAGGACAAATAAATGTATTTTCTGGAACAGCATCTACATTACAACGCTCTACAACCCAATTAACTGAAACTGCTAATAAAACTGCAGATCAATTAGGGACAACAGCTAAAGATTTTAGTGTCACAGCTAAACAAGCAAGTCGCTTACTGACAAATTTAGATAATCTCATTACTACTAATCGTTCTTCTCTAGTTGGTACTTTAAATAGTATGACGGAGACAAGTAACCAACTTAGACAGACGGTTACAAGTTTATCACCTGCCATTAATCGCTTAACTCAAGGACAATTATTAACCAATCTAGAAACCCTATCAGCAAATGCAGCCGAGGCTTCTGTGAATTTAAAAGATGCCTCTAAAACTTTAAATGATCCAAAAAACATTGTTTTATTGCAGCAAACCTTAGATTCAGCGAGAGCAACATTTGAAAATACCCAAAAAATCACCGCTGATTTAGATGAATTAACAGGTGATCCTAAGTTTCGTCAAAATATGCTGCGATTGGTAAATGGTCTGAGTAAATTAGTTTCTTCTAGCAAAGACATCCAAGAAAAAACCAAGGTAGCTGTAACTCTAGATGCTCTCAAAGCTGATGCTAATCACCCAAAGGTAGTAATTACCGCACCTGTTCCCGAAAAACAAATATTAGTAATAAATTCCGCACCCAAAATAGTGGAGAAAGTGGAAACAACCCCCCAACCACCCACAGAATCACCCAATTCATCCCAAGAACAACTCCTCCAGAAACTTCGAGACTATCGAGAGAAGGGAATAGGTGACAGGTGA
- a CDS encoding DUF3288 family protein, with protein MTEILGGKDQQHPLYNRDRPLIDILLAQDATDYNLSELARLKIRYQGFPGARDIQSNLDKVLQRWGLTEAELFAKTRQIHDTGGIYKSRGKKDEQDWN; from the coding sequence ATGACAGAAATTCTCGGTGGTAAAGACCAACAACATCCACTCTACAACCGCGATCGCCCCCTTATTGATATTTTACTCGCTCAAGACGCAACGGACTACAATTTATCGGAATTAGCTAGACTAAAAATTCGTTATCAAGGTTTCCCCGGTGCGCGAGACATCCAAAGCAACTTAGATAAAGTTTTGCAACGTTGGGGTTTAACTGAAGCTGAACTATTTGCCAAAACCCGTCAAATCCATGATACAGGCGGAATTTACAAAAGTCGTGGCAAAAAAGATGAGCAGGATTGGAATTAA